From a region of the Microterricola gilva genome:
- a CDS encoding GntR family transcriptional regulator, with translation MRAGEKAYDTLRGEILDGVLRPGTVLAEVEQANRLGVSRTPLREALARLTADRLVTSLSGRGLVVSEISGENIVGLYELRQALEGQAAMLAARRRDDVPFRRLRDRLAQAPELLEQGETGLREYFSIVDDIDLAIDDAVDNEYLVAALQNVRLHSSRIRRLASHDHERLRQAAAEHLLIVEAIVAGDASLASHATHVHLHKSLTNALSSAESEATSSAGIA, from the coding sequence ATGCGGGCAGGTGAAAAGGCGTACGACACCCTGCGCGGCGAGATCCTCGACGGCGTCCTCCGCCCGGGCACCGTGCTCGCGGAGGTCGAGCAGGCCAATCGTCTCGGTGTCTCCCGCACGCCGCTGCGCGAGGCCCTCGCGCGGCTGACCGCCGACCGCCTCGTCACCTCCCTCTCCGGACGTGGCCTCGTGGTGAGCGAGATCTCTGGCGAGAACATCGTCGGACTCTACGAGCTGCGCCAGGCGCTCGAGGGCCAGGCCGCCATGCTCGCTGCCCGTCGCCGTGACGACGTGCCGTTCCGCCGGCTGCGCGATCGCCTCGCCCAGGCGCCGGAACTCCTCGAGCAGGGCGAGACGGGCCTGCGCGAATATTTCAGCATCGTCGACGACATCGACCTCGCCATCGACGACGCCGTCGACAACGAATACCTCGTCGCCGCCCTGCAGAATGTGCGCCTGCACTCGAGCAGAATCCGCCGGCTCGCGAGCCACGATCACGAGCGGCTGCGGCAGGCGGCGGCCGAGCACCTGCTCATCGTCGAGGCCATCGTCGCCGGCGATGCCTCGCTGGCCAGCCACGCCACCCATGTGCACCTGCACAAAAGCTTGACCAATGCACTCTCCAGCGCGGAGAGTGAAGCAACGAGCAGCGCAGGCATCGCCTGA
- a CDS encoding VOC family protein yields MTTDSTSLDSTNTDSTNTATNTELTEPVTGLHTTAGLPHGKTSITPHIVVTPAAAALEFYRDVLGARIIDITRFPGGSDLIAHAELDFGSGGITMSDALESYGLVAPEPGGAVTYSLAVYVSNVDDVARAAAAAGATVREQPMTFVSGDRFASVVDPFGVRWSVMTRVEDLSEAESSARVAAWAAQQHAE; encoded by the coding sequence ATGACGACAGACAGCACGAGCCTAGACAGCACGAACACAGACAGCACGAACACGGCCACGAACACGGAACTCACGGAGCCCGTGACGGGCCTGCACACCACCGCCGGCCTCCCGCACGGCAAGACCTCGATCACCCCGCACATCGTGGTCACCCCGGCGGCGGCAGCACTCGAGTTCTATCGCGATGTGCTTGGTGCCCGCATCATCGACATCACCCGGTTTCCGGGCGGCTCCGATCTCATTGCACACGCCGAGCTGGATTTCGGCTCCGGCGGCATCACGATGAGCGACGCCCTCGAGAGCTACGGGCTCGTGGCGCCGGAGCCGGGTGGGGCCGTCACGTACTCCTTGGCGGTCTACGTGTCGAATGTCGATGACGTCGCACGGGCCGCCGCGGCGGCCGGGGCGACGGTGCGGGAGCAGCCGATGACCTTCGTCTCCGGCGACCGCTTCGCGTCAGTCGTCGACCCGTTCGGAGTGCGCTGGAGCGTGATGACCCGCGTTGAAGACCTCTCCGAAGCGGAGAGTTCGGCCAGAGTTGCCGCATGGGCGGCGCAGCAGCACGCCGAGTAG
- a CDS encoding helix-turn-helix domain-containing protein: MPQSHGHLNPAAPEAPREVVFDRFELGSGLAELVRHVWVVRWDIPPGEVRPQRVLSYPAFNAVLEPGHARLFGPDPRLDVHELRGASWAVGVLFRPAAASVLTQTPPRELLGRGEALPGAPLGAVSEAMASDAARQRLVELLGRWLSPLARGLDQRAIAVNAVCELAETDASITRVDELAARVGLSARTLERLVRAHVGVSPKWLIDCRRLQQAAARLRGDAGDLSELAAELGYADYAHFSRAHKKVLGETPEQTRRVS; this comes from the coding sequence ATGCCGCAGTCGCACGGCCATCTGAACCCCGCCGCGCCCGAGGCGCCGCGCGAGGTCGTGTTCGACCGCTTCGAGTTGGGCTCCGGCCTGGCCGAGCTGGTGCGGCACGTCTGGGTCGTGCGGTGGGACATTCCACCCGGCGAGGTGCGTCCGCAACGCGTGCTCAGCTATCCGGCGTTCAACGCTGTGCTCGAACCGGGTCACGCCCGGCTCTTCGGCCCGGACCCTCGCCTCGACGTGCACGAACTGCGTGGGGCCTCGTGGGCGGTCGGCGTGCTGTTCCGGCCGGCCGCGGCATCCGTGCTCACGCAGACTCCCCCACGCGAACTGCTCGGCCGCGGCGAGGCCCTGCCTGGTGCGCCGCTCGGCGCAGTGAGCGAAGCAATGGCTTCGGATGCCGCGCGGCAACGCCTGGTCGAGCTGCTCGGCCGCTGGCTCAGCCCACTGGCACGCGGGCTGGATCAGCGGGCCATTGCCGTGAACGCGGTCTGCGAACTCGCCGAGACGGACGCGAGCATCACCCGGGTCGACGAGCTCGCCGCTCGCGTCGGACTGTCGGCACGCACGCTGGAACGGCTGGTGAGAGCACATGTCGGGGTGAGCCCCAAATGGCTCATCGACTGCCGACGCCTGCAGCAGGCCGCGGCGCGGCTGCGGGGCGATGCTGGCGATCTCTCGGAGCTGGCCGCCGAGCTGGGTTACGCCGACTACGCCCACTTCTCCCGCGCGCACAAGAAGGTCCTCGGCGAGACTCCCGAGCAGACGCGGCGCGTCAGTTGA
- a CDS encoding CPBP family intramembrane glutamic endopeptidase, whose translation MPEIASMSPWKRFWERGGWWKAVILAAAYYALYQLGGLLFLPLAEQAEPGSAAYILATVALPIFLGCVILMAFGLSLGWLRELFGRQPIRGSWWMWIAVAVVLLFNILRFATIDYAEAGFDVVAAWLFASLFIGFAEEVLTRGYVVNLMRKAGHSEIAVATVSAAVFAGLHAGNLLTGQSLFATLMQLGYTFAFGICMYLALRVTGNIIWPILLHATTDPSIFLQTTYPASGSLTAIAGLATSRWSRPASCCSSSSVAASPPARATPRWSRRRRSRNRDRSLAAGPRLFGRAPLAV comes from the coding sequence ATGCCTGAGATTGCCTCGATGTCCCCCTGGAAGCGCTTCTGGGAACGAGGTGGCTGGTGGAAGGCCGTCATCCTCGCCGCCGCGTATTACGCGCTGTACCAGCTGGGCGGGCTCCTCTTTCTGCCGCTGGCAGAGCAGGCCGAGCCCGGCAGCGCGGCGTACATCCTCGCCACGGTCGCCCTCCCGATTTTCCTCGGCTGCGTGATCCTGATGGCCTTCGGACTCTCGTTGGGGTGGCTCCGCGAGCTGTTTGGCCGCCAGCCCATCCGGGGCAGCTGGTGGATGTGGATCGCCGTGGCCGTGGTGCTCCTGTTCAACATCCTGCGCTTTGCAACGATCGACTACGCCGAAGCCGGATTCGACGTTGTCGCGGCATGGCTCTTCGCCAGCCTGTTCATCGGATTCGCCGAGGAGGTGCTCACCCGCGGCTATGTCGTGAACCTCATGCGCAAGGCCGGGCACTCGGAGATCGCCGTGGCAACCGTGTCAGCCGCCGTCTTCGCCGGTCTGCACGCAGGCAACCTGCTCACCGGCCAGTCGCTCTTCGCGACTCTCATGCAGTTGGGCTACACCTTCGCATTCGGCATCTGCATGTACCTCGCGCTGCGCGTGACGGGCAACATCATCTGGCCGATCTTGCTGCACGCCACGACCGACCCCAGCATCTTCCTGCAGACCACCTACCCGGCGTCTGGATCCCTGACGGCGATCGCGGGCCTGGCAACATCGCGGTGGTCGCGACCGGCCTCGTGCTGCTCATCTTCATCCGTGGCCGCGTCGCCGCCCGCGAGGGCGACCCCGCGCTGGTCGCGCAGGCGCCGCTCGCGTAACCGCGACCGCTCACTCGCAGCGGGGCCCCGCCTTTTCGGCAGGGCCCCGCTCGCTGTTTAA
- a CDS encoding enoyl-CoA hydratase/isomerase family protein has product MSEEPQVLVSVADGVGRLTLNRPRALNALNAAMIAVLSETLLAWQHDSEVSVVLLDGAGERGLCAGGDIRELYAHTIAGTHDLSRGFFRAEYRLNALIAEYPKPFVAIMDGVTMGGGIGLAGHAGIRVVTERSQLAMPETRIGFCPDVGGTWLLARAPGELGTYLALNSASMDAADAIDAGFADFYVESATLPHLLQALAERADPGSPAEIVMLFDETPERAEDAAAPLTARRAWIDACYSADTVAGIIERLRARPEAEAHTAAEELEALSPLGLTVTLASVRAAATAPGLRAVLEQEYGVCAWMIEQPDLAEGIRAQVIDKDRRPRWNPQTLAELPAGIADRALAHRAPEPLWD; this is encoded by the coding sequence ATGAGCGAAGAACCGCAGGTACTTGTCAGCGTTGCCGACGGGGTCGGACGGCTCACGCTCAACCGACCGCGCGCCCTCAACGCCTTGAACGCGGCGATGATTGCGGTGCTGAGCGAGACGCTCCTCGCCTGGCAGCACGACAGCGAGGTCTCGGTGGTGCTGCTCGACGGTGCAGGCGAGCGGGGGCTCTGTGCCGGAGGCGACATCCGCGAACTCTACGCACACACCATCGCGGGCACGCACGATCTCTCCCGCGGCTTCTTCCGCGCGGAGTACCGCCTCAACGCCCTCATCGCCGAGTACCCGAAGCCCTTCGTCGCGATCATGGACGGCGTCACGATGGGCGGCGGCATCGGCCTGGCCGGGCATGCCGGCATCCGCGTCGTCACCGAGCGCTCGCAGCTGGCCATGCCGGAGACCCGCATCGGCTTCTGTCCGGACGTCGGCGGCACGTGGTTGCTCGCCCGGGCGCCCGGCGAGCTCGGAACCTACCTCGCCCTCAACTCGGCCAGCATGGATGCGGCCGACGCGATCGACGCCGGCTTCGCCGACTTCTACGTCGAGAGTGCGACGCTGCCGCACCTGCTGCAGGCGCTCGCCGAACGGGCAGACCCCGGCTCGCCGGCCGAGATCGTGATGCTCTTCGACGAGACGCCGGAGCGGGCAGAGGATGCCGCGGCGCCGCTCACCGCGCGCCGCGCCTGGATCGACGCCTGCTACTCGGCCGACACCGTCGCGGGGATCATCGAGCGGCTGCGCGCCAGGCCGGAGGCGGAGGCGCACACCGCGGCCGAAGAGCTGGAGGCGCTCTCGCCACTCGGTCTCACGGTGACACTCGCCTCGGTGCGGGCGGCCGCGACGGCGCCGGGCCTCCGCGCCGTGCTCGAGCAGGAGTACGGCGTGTGTGCGTGGATGATCGAGCAACCCGACCTCGCCGAGGGAATCCGCGCGCAGGTGATCGACAAGGACCGTCGACCGCGCTGGAACCCGCAGACCCTCGCCGAGCTGCCGGCCGGCATCGCCGACCGTGCGCTGGCGCACCGCGCGCCGGAGCCGCTCTGGGACTGA
- a CDS encoding LysE family translocator yields MVPWPNLLGFALASIALIALPGPSVLFVIGRTLTLGRTGGLLSVLGNSLGALPALLLVSLGVGTIVAQSATLFTVIKFAGAGYLVYLGIQAIRHRKDAGAPATAESTPAGNTPAEVPSPTRFARLTRSVRHPTTRILGEAFLVGLTNPKTIVFFVAVLPQFVDYSAGAIPLQLAELGLVFIVLALIGDSLWAFTAGAARSWFAKSPTRIEHLAGAGGAMMIGLGGVLAFAGSKS; encoded by the coding sequence ATGGTTCCCTGGCCCAACCTCCTCGGTTTCGCGCTCGCCTCGATCGCGCTCATCGCTCTGCCCGGACCGAGCGTGCTGTTCGTGATCGGCCGCACCCTCACGCTCGGCCGCACGGGTGGGCTGCTCAGTGTGCTCGGCAACTCGCTCGGCGCCCTGCCCGCCCTGCTGCTGGTCTCGCTCGGCGTCGGCACGATCGTGGCCCAGTCCGCGACGCTGTTCACGGTGATCAAGTTCGCCGGCGCCGGCTACCTCGTCTACCTGGGCATCCAGGCGATCCGGCACCGCAAGGATGCCGGGGCACCCGCGACGGCCGAGAGCACCCCGGCCGGCAACACGCCGGCGGAGGTTCCGTCGCCCACGCGCTTCGCCAGGCTGACGCGCTCCGTCCGGCATCCGACCACCCGCATCCTCGGTGAGGCGTTCCTCGTCGGCCTGACCAACCCCAAGACGATCGTGTTCTTCGTGGCGGTGCTGCCGCAGTTCGTCGACTACAGCGCCGGGGCGATCCCGCTGCAACTGGCCGAGCTCGGCCTCGTCTTCATCGTGCTCGCCCTGATCGGCGACAGCCTGTGGGCGTTCACGGCCGGTGCAGCACGCAGCTGGTTCGCCAAGTCCCCCACGCGCATCGAGCACCTGGCCGGGGCAGGCGGCGCGATGATGATCGGTCTCGGCGGCGTTCTCGCCTTCGCCGGCTCCAAGAGCTGA
- a CDS encoding sodium:solute symporter — MMDIAIIVIYLAAMLAFGWWGKRRTKNSSDFLVAGRRLGPMLYTGTMAAVVLGGASTVGGVGLGYKYGISGMWLVVAIAVGLLVLSLVFGSRIQKLKVYTVAQMLKLRYGMDATSSSGIVMMAYTLMLSVTSTIAYATIFNVLFDANRTVSVIIGGGIVLLYSSIGGMWSITLTDMVQFVLKTIGVFFLLLPFAWIHAGGYEGIVERLGSSVFDLGAIGVDTIVTFFVIYTFGMLIGQDIWQRVFTARSPKVAKWGGTAAGVYCLLYGVAGALIGTAAASFMPNMESSDDVYAAIATQILPVGVSGIVLAAAVAAMMSTASGALIATATVARADVMPLVRRLLGRPAQPITSANPEHDMRSNRLYVVVLGLVVIVVATLLNDVVAALTVAYDILVGGLLVPILGGFLWKRATGAGALWSMGVGTVVTLGTMVVVGDVLANEPIYFGLAAGLIAYIVASLLSKPTPANVLKIWTDRLAGTIDSDTDDAPHAVTDLIATAEGRRVKR, encoded by the coding sequence ATGATGGATATTGCAATCATCGTCATCTACCTCGCCGCCATGCTGGCCTTCGGCTGGTGGGGCAAACGCCGCACCAAGAACTCCAGCGACTTCCTCGTCGCCGGGCGCCGGCTCGGGCCGATGCTCTACACGGGCACCATGGCCGCCGTCGTGCTCGGCGGTGCGTCGACGGTCGGCGGTGTCGGCCTCGGCTACAAGTACGGCATCTCCGGCATGTGGCTGGTCGTGGCGATCGCCGTCGGGCTCCTGGTGCTCAGCCTCGTCTTCGGCAGCCGCATCCAGAAGCTCAAGGTGTACACGGTCGCCCAGATGCTCAAGCTGCGGTACGGCATGGATGCCACCTCCTCCAGCGGCATCGTGATGATGGCGTACACGCTGATGCTGTCGGTGACCTCGACCATCGCCTACGCGACGATCTTCAACGTGCTCTTCGACGCCAACCGCACCGTCTCGGTGATCATCGGCGGCGGCATCGTGCTGCTCTACTCCTCGATCGGCGGCATGTGGTCGATCACGCTCACCGACATGGTGCAGTTCGTGCTGAAGACCATCGGTGTCTTCTTCCTACTGCTCCCATTCGCCTGGATCCACGCCGGCGGCTACGAGGGCATCGTCGAGCGTCTCGGCTCCTCGGTGTTCGACCTCGGCGCGATCGGTGTCGACACAATCGTGACCTTCTTCGTGATCTACACCTTCGGCATGCTCATCGGCCAGGACATCTGGCAGCGCGTGTTCACGGCGCGCTCACCCAAGGTCGCCAAGTGGGGCGGAACCGCCGCAGGCGTCTACTGCCTGCTCTACGGCGTCGCCGGTGCGCTGATCGGCACGGCCGCGGCATCCTTCATGCCGAACATGGAGTCCTCCGACGACGTCTACGCGGCCATCGCCACGCAGATCCTGCCGGTCGGCGTCAGCGGCATCGTGCTGGCCGCTGCCGTCGCCGCCATGATGTCCACGGCCTCCGGTGCGCTCATCGCCACCGCGACCGTCGCCCGTGCCGACGTGATGCCGCTCGTCCGCCGCCTCCTCGGCCGCCCGGCCCAGCCCATCACGAGCGCGAACCCCGAGCACGACATGCGCTCGAACCGGCTCTACGTCGTGGTGCTCGGCCTCGTCGTGATCGTCGTGGCGACGCTGCTCAACGACGTCGTCGCGGCACTCACCGTCGCCTACGACATCCTCGTCGGCGGCCTGCTGGTGCCGATCCTCGGTGGCTTCCTCTGGAAGCGGGCCACGGGCGCCGGTGCGCTGTGGTCGATGGGCGTCGGCACGGTCGTCACCCTCGGCACCATGGTCGTGGTCGGGGACGTGCTGGCGAACGAGCCCATCTACTTCGGACTCGCAGCCGGCCTGATCGCGTACATCGTCGCGAGCCTGCTGAGCAAGCCCACCCCGGCGAACGTGCTGAAGATCTGGACGGACCGCCTGGCCGGCACCATCGACAGCGACACCGACGATGCCCCACATGCCGTCACCGATCTGATCGCGACGGCGGAGGGTCGACGCGTCAAGCGCTGA
- a CDS encoding thiamine pyrophosphate-binding protein has protein sequence MSDSAARGGHRRNGGDVVVETLTALGTSTVFGIPGQHALGLFDALSRSELHFVSSRVENNSGFGADGYARATGEVGVLFLSTGPGALTALAALQEAYATGVPLLVISSQIPRSGLGGARKGMLHQLDDQRASASNVTKSTALVREASQIPSAIAAAWALAQTAPAGPTWVEVPQDVLLEVTHVPPVRTVSAPIPAVPPRAELADAAAALLRSAERPVILAGGGVRRSAGGAEALLRLAELLDAPVVSTVGGKGAIAFEHPLSAASWIEDRFTTELLENADVLLAVGTSMGEVTSNYFTFAPRGTLIQVDAEARVLESNHEALALHSDAALALAAIAERLPERAFDAERSRGAVIAAELRLAVEQRLAGQGLERELGVLADIRSAVPADAQTFWDMTIAGYWAWSAWNPLDGAFHSAQGAGGLGFGFPAALAAAIGTGRRTLAVSGDGGAMYSIAELATARQHNSAVTWLIIDDGGYGILREYMTDAFGQATATELSRPDFVALAAAFDVPAREATLDTLGEVLGESFATQGPTVVVLKTVLRMFAPTHLS, from the coding sequence GTGTCCGATAGCGCAGCGCGGGGCGGCCACCGGCGCAACGGCGGCGACGTCGTCGTGGAGACGCTCACGGCCCTCGGCACCAGCACCGTCTTCGGAATTCCCGGCCAGCACGCCCTCGGCCTCTTCGACGCACTCAGTCGCAGCGAGCTGCACTTCGTCAGTTCCCGGGTCGAGAACAACTCCGGCTTCGGCGCGGACGGCTACGCCAGGGCGACGGGCGAGGTCGGCGTTCTCTTCCTCTCGACGGGGCCTGGCGCCCTCACGGCGCTCGCCGCGCTGCAGGAGGCCTACGCGACCGGGGTGCCCCTGCTCGTGATCTCGAGCCAGATTCCCCGTTCCGGCCTCGGCGGTGCCCGCAAGGGCATGCTGCACCAGCTCGATGACCAGCGGGCCAGCGCCAGCAACGTCACCAAGAGCACGGCCCTGGTGCGCGAGGCGAGCCAGATTCCCTCCGCGATCGCCGCGGCCTGGGCCCTGGCGCAGACGGCGCCGGCCGGACCCACCTGGGTCGAGGTCCCGCAGGACGTCCTGCTCGAGGTCACCCACGTTCCCCCCGTGCGCACGGTGAGCGCCCCGATTCCCGCCGTCCCGCCCCGCGCGGAGCTGGCGGATGCCGCCGCGGCACTGCTGCGGTCCGCCGAGCGCCCGGTGATCCTCGCCGGGGGTGGCGTCCGCCGCTCGGCCGGCGGTGCGGAGGCCCTGCTGCGCCTCGCCGAGCTGCTCGATGCACCCGTTGTCAGCACCGTCGGCGGAAAGGGCGCAATCGCGTTCGAGCACCCGCTCTCCGCCGCCAGCTGGATCGAGGATCGCTTCACCACCGAGCTGCTCGAGAACGCGGACGTGCTCCTCGCCGTCGGCACCTCGATGGGCGAGGTCACCAGCAACTACTTCACCTTCGCGCCGCGCGGCACGCTCATCCAGGTCGATGCGGAAGCCCGCGTGCTCGAGTCGAACCACGAGGCGCTCGCGCTGCACTCCGACGCGGCGCTCGCGCTCGCGGCGATCGCCGAGCGCCTGCCGGAGCGGGCATTCGACGCCGAGCGCTCGCGCGGCGCGGTCATCGCTGCCGAGCTCCGACTTGCGGTCGAGCAGCGGCTCGCCGGCCAGGGGCTCGAGCGCGAGCTCGGCGTGCTCGCCGACATCCGTTCGGCCGTTCCCGCCGACGCCCAGACCTTCTGGGACATGACGATCGCCGGATACTGGGCCTGGTCGGCGTGGAACCCGCTCGATGGCGCATTCCACTCGGCGCAGGGCGCCGGCGGGCTGGGCTTCGGCTTTCCCGCCGCCCTGGCCGCCGCGATCGGGACCGGGCGGCGCACCCTGGCCGTCTCCGGCGACGGCGGGGCCATGTACTCGATCGCCGAGCTGGCGACAGCCAGGCAGCACAACTCCGCGGTCACCTGGCTCATCATCGACGACGGCGGCTACGGCATCCTGCGCGAATACATGACGGACGCATTCGGTCAGGCGACGGCGACGGAGCTGTCCAGGCCGGACTTCGTCGCGCTCGCTGCCGCCTTCGACGTGCCGGCGCGCGAGGCGACACTCGACACACTCGGCGAGGTCTTGGGGGAGAGCTTCGCCACACAGGGACCGACGGTCGTGGTCCTGAAAACGGTGCTGCGCATGTTCGCACCGACCCACCTGAGCTAG
- the speB gene encoding agmatinase: protein MTPPIGPIDSARTPRFAGRDGFARLPRLDQVEHADIVVAGVPFDSGVSYRPGARFGPNHIRDASRLLRPYNPALDVSPFDIAQVADAGDIAVNPFNIGEAIDTIQQAATDLTANGTRLVTLGGDHTIALPLLRAAAERHGPVALLHFDAHLDTWDTYFGAEYTHGTPFRRAFEEGIIDTEALSHVGTRGPLYGKRDLEEDRRFGFGIVTSADVYRQGVDEVAAKLRDRIGDRPLYISIDIDVLDPAHAPGTGTPEAGGITSRELLEILRGFVGLNIIGADVVEVAPAYDHAEITGVAAAHVAYDLVSLLALRTADEASAQGPAAGVGADRVR from the coding sequence ATGACTCCGCCTATCGGCCCCATCGATTCCGCCCGCACGCCGCGTTTCGCCGGGCGGGACGGCTTCGCCCGCCTGCCACGACTCGACCAGGTCGAGCACGCCGACATCGTCGTGGCCGGCGTGCCGTTCGACAGCGGTGTCTCCTACAGGCCGGGCGCCCGCTTCGGCCCGAACCACATCCGGGACGCCTCCCGCCTGCTCCGGCCATACAACCCGGCTCTCGACGTCTCGCCGTTCGACATCGCACAGGTGGCGGATGCTGGCGACATCGCGGTCAACCCCTTCAACATCGGCGAGGCGATTGACACGATTCAGCAGGCGGCCACCGATCTCACCGCGAACGGCACCCGTCTGGTGACACTCGGCGGCGACCACACGATCGCACTCCCGCTGCTCCGTGCGGCGGCCGAGCGCCACGGCCCAGTCGCCCTGCTGCACTTCGACGCGCACCTCGACACCTGGGACACCTACTTCGGTGCGGAGTACACCCACGGGACGCCGTTCCGACGGGCCTTCGAAGAGGGCATCATCGACACGGAGGCGCTCAGCCACGTCGGAACGCGCGGGCCGCTCTACGGCAAGCGCGACCTCGAGGAGGACCGCCGCTTCGGATTCGGCATCGTGACCTCCGCCGACGTCTACCGGCAGGGCGTCGACGAGGTCGCCGCCAAGCTGCGCGACCGGATCGGTGACCGCCCGCTCTACATCTCCATCGACATCGACGTGCTCGACCCCGCCCACGCGCCAGGCACAGGCACCCCGGAGGCCGGCGGCATCACGAGCCGCGAACTGCTCGAGATCCTCCGCGGCTTCGTCGGGCTCAACATCATCGGCGCCGACGTCGTCGAGGTGGCCCCCGCCTACGACCACGCCGAGATCACCGGCGTCGCCGCCGCCCACGTCGCCTATGACCTCGTGTCGCTGCTCGCGCTCCGCACGGCCGACGAGGCTTCAGCCCAGGGGCCTGCCGCCGGGGTCGGTGCCGACCGTGTCCGATAG
- a CDS encoding cupin domain-containing protein, with product MRAMPIEPSNRPVAIGSRLRAARQAQQLTIDEVARITGLTKGFLSRVERDITSPSVASLITLCAVLSISVGSLFEEADVQLVRAGTGPRINLGGIDSDERLLTPRNEARIQMIRSVVAPGGHGGDQLYSVNADIETVHVLDGSLTVRFSDAEWVLEAGDSLTFNGHEPHSWSVAGPESATLIWVLAPAPWASA from the coding sequence ATGCGTGCCATGCCGATCGAACCCAGCAATCGCCCCGTCGCGATCGGCTCACGCCTGCGCGCCGCGCGCCAGGCGCAACAGCTCACGATCGACGAGGTCGCGCGCATCACGGGCCTCACCAAGGGATTCCTCTCCCGCGTCGAGCGCGACATCACCTCACCGAGCGTCGCGTCACTGATCACGCTGTGCGCTGTGCTCTCGATCTCGGTCGGGTCCCTCTTCGAAGAGGCCGATGTGCAGCTGGTGCGCGCAGGAACGGGCCCGCGCATCAACCTCGGCGGAATCGACAGCGACGAGCGTCTGCTGACGCCGCGCAACGAGGCGCGCATCCAGATGATCCGCTCCGTCGTCGCCCCCGGCGGCCACGGCGGAGATCAGCTCTACTCCGTGAACGCCGATATCGAGACGGTGCACGTGCTCGACGGCTCGCTCACGGTGCGCTTCTCCGACGCCGAGTGGGTGCTCGAGGCGGGGGATTCCCTCACCTTCAACGGCCACGAGCCGCACAGCTGGAGCGTTGCCGGGCCGGAGAGCGCCACGCTGATCTGGGTGCTCGCTCCAGCCCCCTGGGCCTCCGCCTAA
- a CDS encoding YbhB/YbcL family Raf kinase inhibitor-like protein: MFNYDPYAELATLKNFAPLTVRSESVRDGEPFARAQWATGRGGSDTSPQLSWSGAPAGTLSYAVTCFDPDAPTGSGYWHWAVCNLPASVTSLPENAGAPGGALLPAGALTLPNEIRLTSFIGAGPPPSTGVHRYIFAVHALDVARLDLDPGSTPAVLGFNLHFHTLARGTITGTATAD, from the coding sequence ATGTTCAATTACGACCCGTATGCAGAGCTGGCGACGCTGAAGAATTTCGCACCGCTCACCGTGCGCAGCGAGAGCGTGCGCGATGGCGAGCCGTTCGCGCGAGCCCAGTGGGCCACCGGCCGTGGAGGCAGCGACACCTCGCCCCAGCTCAGTTGGTCCGGCGCGCCGGCCGGGACGCTGAGCTACGCCGTGACCTGCTTCGACCCCGATGCCCCGACCGGGTCCGGCTACTGGCACTGGGCGGTCTGCAACCTTCCGGCGAGCGTGACCTCGTTGCCGGAGAACGCCGGGGCGCCGGGCGGCGCGCTGCTGCCGGCCGGGGCGCTCACCCTGCCGAACGAGATCCGCCTCACCTCGTTCATCGGCGCCGGCCCACCACCGAGCACGGGCGTTCACCGCTACATCTTCGCGGTGCACGCGCTCGACGTCGCCCGCCTCGACCTCGACCCCGGCTCGACCCCGGCCGTGCTCGGCTTCAACCTGCACTTCCACACCCTGGCCCGCGGCACGATCACGGGCACCGCCACCGCCGACTGA